From the genome of Nitrosomonas sp. Is79A3:
GACGGCAGCTTAGCCGGCCTCCTTCCTTGGGGTGACGGCGTTGCTGACGGCGTAGTTACACAAACCTTTCACCTACTGCCTGGTTTTTACTCGATATTTGTGGGTGGCACGGATTATAGCCAACAGACCGGTTTGGGAACCTGGGGAGTTGGGGGTGACTTAACCTACGGCGTTCAGGGTATGGTTTCAGTCGTACCCGAACCAGAAACCTACGCGATGCTATTGGCAGGATTAGGCTTGCTGGGTTTCAGCGCCAGACGCCGCGGCACGATTTAGCCATTGAACGGTTAATACTGTAAAACAGCTCTCGGTTTACTTGCAAG
Proteins encoded in this window:
- a CDS encoding FxDxF family PEP-CTERM protein, which produces MESWSITNDSDPLALSPTVFTFMGAAYDGSLAGLLPWGDGVADGVVTQTFHLLPGFYSIFVGGTDYSQQTGLGTWGVGGDLTYGVQGMVSVVPEPETYAMLLAGLGLLGFSARRRGTI